The Novosphingobium terrae genome segment CGCTGGTCTTCAACAATGTGATGCTCAGTTCCATTCTGGGCATCGTGCTGCTGGGCACGCTCTATCCGCTCGTCACCGAGGCGATGGGGGTGAAGGTTTCCGTCGGCCCGCCCTATTTCACGCCGATGAGCGCGGTCTTTGCCGTGCCGATGCTGGTGGTGCTGGCCATTGGGCCGCTGCTGCGCTGGCGCCATGACCGCTTCAAGCGGGTGAGCCCGGTGCTGGCCGCGCCTCTGGCGGTTACCATCATCGCCGCCATCGGTTTTGCTGTCGGCGGTGTGACCTCCACCATGTCGCTGATTGCGCTTTCGCTGGCGCCCGGTCTGGCGGTGGCCAGTGTGCTGCCGCTGCGCGGGCGCCATCTGGGCCGCGCGCCGCTCTCGCTGTGGGGCATGGTGATCGCGCATCTCGGGCTGGCGGTGGCGCTGTTCGGCATGGGCGCGGATGGCGCCTTTACCAAGGAGCGCTTGATCGCCGCCCGCGTCGGTGAAAGCGTCGATGTCGGCCCATGGCAGGTCAAGCTGGGGGCGATCACCCCGGTCGCCGGGCCGAACTGGACCGCGCTGGAGGCCGATCTGGTCGCTAGCTATGATGGCGCGTCGCCCGATCATCTGAAACCCCAGTCGCGCACCTTCTGGGCGCCGCCGCAGACCACCTCGGTTTCGGCGCTGCACACGCGCTGGAACGGGCAGCTCTACACCGTGCTGGGCGAGGAGACGCATGATGCCTCCAGCGCCGCCATGCCCACCGGGCGCTGGCAGCTGCGCCTTTGGTGGAAGCCCTTTGTGCCGATGATCTGGCTGGGCGGCATTCTGGTGGCGCTCGGCGGATTTCTGGCCCTGCTCAGCCGGGTGAGGCAGGATCTCAAGCGCCGTACCGTGCGTGCGCGCGGCGATATCCGCCGGGGCGATCGTGAGGAAAGGGAAGCGGCATGACCCAAAGCGAAGCACCCCGCGCGCCCCGCGCTCCGAGCTGGACCTTGTGGTTGCCGCTGGCGCTGTTCGTGCTGTTTGTCGGCGGCGTGGCGATCTCGCTGATGCTGCCCAAAAGCACCGACATCAACAGCCAGATGATCGGCAAGCCGCTGCCCACCTTCTCGCTGCGACCGGCGGCGGATGGGCGGCCCGGGCTCTCCAATGGCGATTTCGCCACGGGCAAGCCGCGCCTGCTCAACATCTTTGCCAGCTGGTGCGTGCCTTGCGGCGTGGAAGCGCCGGTGTTGGCCGAATTGCAGCGTCAGGGCGCGCAGATCGACGGCATCGCCATCCGCGACCACAAGGACGATCTCAACGCCTTCCTCGCCAAGAACGGCAATCCCTATCAGCGCATCGGTGCCGATGATGTCTCGGCGGTGCAGCTGGCGATCGGCTCCTCGGGTGTGCCGGAAACCTTCGTGATCGATGGCAAGGGCGTGATCCGCTACCAGCATATCGGCGACATTCGCGCCGAGGAAATCCCGATGATGCTGGCCAAGCTGAAGGAGGCCGAATCGTGATCGCGCGCTTCCTGCTCCCTGCCGCTCTGGCGCTGGCGCCGGTGATGGCGCTGGCCGATGACACCATGCCGCCCGCGCCCTTCGCCTATCGCCAGCTGAGCGATCCGGCCAAGGAGGCCAAGGCCAAGGCGCTGATGGAAACGCTGCGCTGCCTGGTCTGCCAGAGCCAGTCGATTGCCGATTCGGATGCGCCCATCGCGGGCGACATGCGCAATCAGGTCCGCCTGCGCATCGATGCCGGTGAAGATCCCGAGGCGATTCGCAGCTGGCTGATCCAGCGTTATGGCGATTACGTCAGCTATGCGCCGCGCGTCACCGCCGCGACATGGCCGCTGTTTGCCGTGCCGCTGGGGCTGATCGTGGTGGCTGCCGCCGTGATGCGCCGCCGATTTGTCAAAAGGAATGCCGCATGACCTGGCTGGCGATTGCCGCTCTGGCGCTGGTGGTTCTGCTGGTGCTGACTCTGGGCTTCCGCGCGCCCCGCAGCGGGTGGGAGGCGATTGCCTCCGCTCTGGTGCTGGGGCTGGCGGGCTATGCGCTTCAGGGCCATCCGGGGCAGGCCGGGCAGCCTCATGACGAGGCGCAGAAGCCCAACATCTTCGCAACCACGCTGGTCGATGAACGCCGCAAGGTGGTGGGCAACGATATGCAGCCCACCAGTTGGGAAATGGTTGGGGACGCGCTGATGCGCCATGGCGATTATGCCGCCGCCGCCACCATGCTGAACGGCGCGGTGGAGAAGGACCCGAAGAACAGCGACGCATGGCTGGAAATGGCCAGCGCGCTGGTCGGCCATGCTGAGGGTTCGCTTTCTCCGGCGGCGCTTTATGCCTTCCGCAAGGCTTCCGCCGCCGATCCCAAGGCGCCCGGGCCGCCGATGTTCCTGGGGCTGGCCTTGGCCGGTTCGGGCCAGTTTGACGAGGCGCGCTCGCTCTGGGCGGGCCTGCTGGCCCGCGCGCCGGCCGATGCGCCATGGCGGCCCGATCTGGTGTCGCGCATGCAGCGGCTCGATCAGATCATTGCCATGACTCGCGCGGCGCAGGGGATGCCGCAAACCCTCCCTCAGGGGCCTGCCCAGCCAGAGGCGCCCGCTCTGAAATCGAATGTAAATTCGGCCAATTCCGGCGATTCTTCAGCTTCTGTGCAGGGAACCGCACAGGGCTTGCGTTGATTGTCCTTGTTGCAGGGCCATGAGCGCGCTAATCGGCGGCGCTCCGCAACGGCGGAGAGTGTATTATGGCCAGTAGGGGGTCGGGCCGCATGAATGTTTCGGCAAGCTCGGCGGAGTCGCCTGCCGTTCCCGCGTCGCAAGGCGCCGTGGAATCGGGCGGTGCCCACGGCCACCACGGTCACCATGGCGCGCTGCCCAAGCTGGCGCTTGGCGCGCTGGGTGTGGTCTTCGGTGATATCGGTACCAGTCCGCTTTACGCCATTCAGGCGATCATGACCGGTGAGCATCCGCTGCCGATCGATCTGCTCAACATCTATGGCGTCATCAGCCTGATTTTCTGGACGATGGTGACGGTGGTGACGTTGAAATACGTCCTGCTGGTGCTGCGGATGGACAACAATGGCGAGGGCGGCTCGCTGGCCCTGCTGGCGCTGATCAACCGCAAGCTGCCGCAATTGCGCGGCACGCGCCTGCTGGTGGCGGGCGGTCTGCTGGCCACCGCGCTGTTCTATGCCGACTCGATGCTGACGCCCGCCATTTCGGTGCTCTCGGCGGTCGAGGGTCTGGGCGTGGTCAGCCATGCCTTCCATCCCTTCATCCTGCCGATCTCGCTGGCCATTCTCGTCGGCCTCTTCGTGATCCAGAGCCATGGGACCGAGCGCATGGGCCAGATGTTCGGCCCGGTGATGCTCACCTATTTCCTGTCGATCGCGGCGATGGGGGTGGCCAACATCCGCATGCACCCGCAGGTGCTGTGGGAGCCGCTGAACCCGCTCTACATCTTCTATTTCTTCAAGGCGCACCCCTATCTGTCCTTCGTGTCGCTCTCCGCGGTGGTCTATTCGATCACCGGCGTCGAGGCGCTCTATGCCGATATGGGCCATTTCGGGCGCAAGGCGATCAGCTGGGCCTGGGTGATCGTGTTCCCCTCGCTGGTGCTCAACTACATGGGGCAGGCCGCGCTGCTGATCACCGATCCGGGCTCGGCCTCGAACCCCTTCTTCAACATGGTGCCTGACAGTCTGCAGCTGCCGCTGGTGGTGCTGGCCACGCTGGCCACCGTGATCGCCAGCCAGGCAGTGATTTCCGGCGCCTATTCGGTCACGCATCAGGCCATCCAGCTGGGCTATCTGCCGCGCGTGCAGATCAAGCACACCTCGCATTCGATGGCCGGGCAGATCTACATTCCGGCGATCAACTGGTTCCTGGCCTGCATGGTCGCCGCTCTGGTGCTGACCTTCGAGAGCAGCGCGGCGATGCTGCCCGCCTATGGTCTGGCCGTGGTGGGCACGATGAGCATCACCACCGGCATGGCCGTGGTCGTGGTCTTCCGCATGTGGAAGATCCGCTGGTGGGTTGCGGCGCCCGGCTTCGCGGTGCTTTTCGCCATCGACTGGTCCTATCTGGCGGCAGGCTCGGCCAAGTTCTTCGAGGGCGCGTGGTTCCCGGTGGTGGTCGGCATGATCATCTTCCTGCTGCTGACCACCTGGTCGAAGGGCCGGATGCTGATGCGCCAGAACATGGCCGAGGATTCGCTGCCGATCGAGGTCTTCGCCCGTTCCGCCCATTCCAGCGCGACTCGCGTGCCGGGCACGGCGGTGTTCATGTCGACCGCGCGCAATGGCGTGCCTTCGGCGCTGCTTCACAACATCAAGCACAACAAGGTCCTCCACGAGCGCGTGGTGGTGCTGACCGTGCTGATCGAGGAGGTGCCCTATGTGCCCGAGATCAAGCGCGTGGCCGTCAGCGAGATCGGGCAGGGCTTCTACAAGATCATCCTGCGCTTCGGCTTCCTTGAGGAAACCAATGTGCCCGAGGCTTTGCGCGGCGTCTCGGTCTGCGGTGGCGAGCCGTTTGACATGATGAAGACCAGCTTCTTCCTCAGCCGCCAGACGCTGATCGCCTCCTCCAAGCCGGGCATGGCGATCTGGCGCGAGAAGCTGTTCGCCTGGATGCTGCGCAATGCCGCCAGCGCGATGGAGTTCTTCCGTCTGCCGATCAACCGCGTGGTGGAACTGGGCAGCCAGGTCGAGATTTAAGCGGGGCGGGTTGTTGAACCCTTTGACTTGCCCGCTCCTTACGTCTTTGGCATGACCAACAAAATCTTTGGAGCGGGCCGGCCCTGGCTGGCCTATCTCTTCGCCGCAGCATGAGGGCCGTTACCCACCGGCTTTCTTCCGATCACCCATCAACCACCCCCTGACAGCAGTGGAGTTTGCACATGGCTTTCGCTCTTCCCGAACTGCCTTACGGCAAGGATGCCTTTGGCGACGTTCTCTCGGCCGAGACCTTCGACTATCACTATGGCAAGCATCATCAGGCCTACATCACCCAGGCCAATGACCAGACCAAGGGCACCGACCTTGAGAATGCCAGCTTGCTGGACGTGATCGCCGCCGCCAAGGCTGCCGGCAACAAGAAGCTGTTCAACGCCAGCGCCCAGATCTGGAACCACAGCTTCTACTGGCTGGGCCTTTCGCCCGAAAAGAAGCAGCCCTCCGAGGCGCTGCTGGCCAAGATCAATGAGGATCTGGGCGGTCTGGACGCCTTCAAGGCCGCCATCAAGGCCGAGAGCGCCGGCCACTTCGCCAGCGGCTGGGGCTGGCTGGTGCTGGAAGGCGGCAAGCTGAAGGTGACGTCTTACCACGACGCCGACACCCCCGTCGCTTACGAGGGCGTTGCTCCGCTCTTCACGCTCGACGTGTGGGAGCATGCCTATTACATCGATTACCGCAATGCGCGCCCGAACTACCTCGACGCGCTGCTCGATCACATCGACTGGGATTTCGTTGAGGCCAACCTCGACGGTCAGGGCGCCTCGCGCGCCGATCAGGGCTGATTTTCAGCTTTCGATCGACCAGATCAACAAAGCCGCCTCGGACCCTCGGGTCCGGGGCGGTTTTGCGTTTGAAGCTCCGCGTTTACGATCAAAGGCTCTGAAAACACGGCTGCCCGGGGCAGGGGGTTTTGCGCGTCCGTCAAAAGGGTTTAGGCCCGCGCAGACACTGTCACGGAGTTGTCATGAGCGTCGTTTCCGCTTCTCTCTACCATCAGGGCAAGCCGCAAAAGATCGAGTCGCTGGATTGCCCGCCGGTTCTGCATGGCCCTGACGATTTTATCTGGATCGGCCTGCTCGAACCCACCGAGGAGGAGTTGCGGCTGCTCCAGCAGCATTACGGCCTGCATCCGCTGGCGGTGGAGGATGCGCTCAAGGCCCATCAGATGCCCAAGGTGGATGTCTATGGCGACCAGCTCTTCACCGTCGCCCGCACCGCCCATCTCTCGGGCGACGAGATCTGCTATGGCGAGACGGCGATCTTCACCGGGCGCAACCATATCATCACCGTGCGCCATGGCTCGGCCCGGGCGCACAGCGCCCTGCGCGCCCAGCTGGAGGCCGCGCCTTTGCTGCTGATGCATGGTACGGATTACGTGCTTCACGCCATTCTCGACTTTATCGTCGACGGCTTCTTCCCGGTGATCGAAACCATCGAGGATGAGGTGGAGGCGATGGAGGCCCGCGCGCTGGACGCCTTTCTCAACCGGGATGAGATCACCCGCATCTTCACCCTGCGCCGCACGCTGATGCGTTTCCTGCGCATGCTGGGCCCGATGTCCGAAGTGGCCAGCAAGCTGGAGCATCAGGACCTGCCCTGCCTCGATCCCGAGGTGCGCCCCTATTTCCGCGATGTGCTGGACCATGTGCGCCGCGTGGAAAACCGCACCGATGCGCTGCGCGACATTCTGGGGTCGGTGCTGGAGGTGAGCAATCTGCTCGAATCGCAGCGGCAGGGGGTGATCACCCGGCAGTTGGCCTCATGGGCGGCGATTCTGGCGGTGCCCACGGCGATCGCGGGCATTTATGGCATGAATTTCGAGAACATGCCGGAGCTGAAAACCCATAATGGCTATTTCGTGGTGTTGAGCGCGATGGTCGCGATTTGCGCCGGGCTCTGGCTGCGCTTCAAGCGCACCGGCTGGCTGTGAGGGCGGGGCGGGCGCCATGACGCCCGCCCCGCCACCTGCTTAATGCTTGATTTCGGTCGAGGAGCTGTGATCGCCGTTCGAGCTGACCGAGCGGGTCTGGATGGTCTTGGTGGTGCGGGTCTTGTGGCCCACCTTCACGCCGAGGATCTTCTTGGGATGGCGGGTCTTCACCTTGCGCACATGCTCCACCTTGGTGGTGCGGGTGGCCACACCGTTCTGCATGGTGGTGTCGTGGCTGACCTTGGTCTCATTGCTGACCTGCGCCGAGGCAGGCACGGCAACCAGAGTAACGCCAAGACCCAGAGCCATGGCTGCGAGGGTGCGAGAAACTGTCATCAAACAATCCTTTCAACGCTGTGCTTGCCTGGTCCCGCAGGATCGCGCCGTGTTGTCGCCCCGTCGCGCACGGGCACGATGAGCAAAGCTCTGGCAGCGCGGATAGGTCCATGAAAAAAGCCGAGTCGAGCAACGCGAAAGGCTGGTGCCGGATCAAGGGTCCGGGCGGCGCAGCTTTACCGGGGCTGGTGTGCGGGCGCAGATGCGCTCAAGGGCCGCCGCGCGATCTCGGGCGATTGGGTTTTCGCGGGCGGGCGCTTCACTTTGGGCCAGTGCATGCGGATGCGCCAGACCGGGGCATTGGCGGGGGTGACCTGTCGCTCCGGCTCGCAGCGGCCCTGGGCGAAAAGCCGATCATAGCCCAATCCATGCACCGGCGGCGCATGGCTGACGCGCGCCCGCGCCGCATCGAGCTGCTGCTGGCACTCTGCCGCGCTGCCGAAGCTGGCGTCCAGCAGAGCGGCAGCGCTATGCGGGGTCCAGTCCTCAGCTGCGGGAGCGGCCAGCAGGGCCAGAAGCATCAGCGCGCCGCTCATCCGCCGATCTCCGGCGCCCCGGCCATGGTTCCTGCTGTTGCAACGCTGGCGCTGCTCTGGGCAAGCGCGCATGCGCGCATGCCGCTTTCGCCGCCCGTCGCGGCCAACAGGCGCAGGGCTTCGGCCTTCAGGCGGTCAGGATCGATGGGCCAGCCGATGTTGATGCTTTCACGGCTGTGCGGGAAGACGGTGTAGGCGATGCGGCCCCGCGGCAGGCCCTCGCCATTGCGGGCATTGGGCGGCCCTTCGCCCAGCGCGGCCCAGAAGGCCATCGAGGCCTCGCCCAGCGGCTCGACCGGGCCTTCGTCAGCGATGACGAAAGGCGTGGCACGGCCCGTGTCGAG includes the following:
- a CDS encoding redoxin family protein, with product MTQSEAPRAPRAPSWTLWLPLALFVLFVGGVAISLMLPKSTDINSQMIGKPLPTFSLRPAADGRPGLSNGDFATGKPRLLNIFASWCVPCGVEAPVLAELQRQGAQIDGIAIRDHKDDLNAFLAKNGNPYQRIGADDVSAVQLAIGSSGVPETFVIDGKGVIRYQHIGDIRAEEIPMMLAKLKEAES
- a CDS encoding cytochrome c-type biogenesis protein, producing MALADDTMPPAPFAYRQLSDPAKEAKAKALMETLRCLVCQSQSIADSDAPIAGDMRNQVRLRIDAGEDPEAIRSWLIQRYGDYVSYAPRVTAATWPLFAVPLGLIVVAAAVMRRRFVKRNAA
- a CDS encoding tetratricopeptide repeat protein, translating into MTWLAIAALALVVLLVLTLGFRAPRSGWEAIASALVLGLAGYALQGHPGQAGQPHDEAQKPNIFATTLVDERRKVVGNDMQPTSWEMVGDALMRHGDYAAAATMLNGAVEKDPKNSDAWLEMASALVGHAEGSLSPAALYAFRKASAADPKAPGPPMFLGLALAGSGQFDEARSLWAGLLARAPADAPWRPDLVSRMQRLDQIIAMTRAAQGMPQTLPQGPAQPEAPALKSNVNSANSGDSSASVQGTAQGLR
- a CDS encoding potassium transporter Kup, whose amino-acid sequence is MASRGSGRMNVSASSAESPAVPASQGAVESGGAHGHHGHHGALPKLALGALGVVFGDIGTSPLYAIQAIMTGEHPLPIDLLNIYGVISLIFWTMVTVVTLKYVLLVLRMDNNGEGGSLALLALINRKLPQLRGTRLLVAGGLLATALFYADSMLTPAISVLSAVEGLGVVSHAFHPFILPISLAILVGLFVIQSHGTERMGQMFGPVMLTYFLSIAAMGVANIRMHPQVLWEPLNPLYIFYFFKAHPYLSFVSLSAVVYSITGVEALYADMGHFGRKAISWAWVIVFPSLVLNYMGQAALLITDPGSASNPFFNMVPDSLQLPLVVLATLATVIASQAVISGAYSVTHQAIQLGYLPRVQIKHTSHSMAGQIYIPAINWFLACMVAALVLTFESSAAMLPAYGLAVVGTMSITTGMAVVVVFRMWKIRWWVAAPGFAVLFAIDWSYLAAGSAKFFEGAWFPVVVGMIIFLLLTTWSKGRMLMRQNMAEDSLPIEVFARSAHSSATRVPGTAVFMSTARNGVPSALLHNIKHNKVLHERVVVLTVLIEEVPYVPEIKRVAVSEIGQGFYKIILRFGFLEETNVPEALRGVSVCGGEPFDMMKTSFFLSRQTLIASSKPGMAIWREKLFAWMLRNAASAMEFFRLPINRVVELGSQVEI
- a CDS encoding superoxide dismutase → MAFALPELPYGKDAFGDVLSAETFDYHYGKHHQAYITQANDQTKGTDLENASLLDVIAAAKAAGNKKLFNASAQIWNHSFYWLGLSPEKKQPSEALLAKINEDLGGLDAFKAAIKAESAGHFASGWGWLVLEGGKLKVTSYHDADTPVAYEGVAPLFTLDVWEHAYYIDYRNARPNYLDALLDHIDWDFVEANLDGQGASRADQG
- a CDS encoding magnesium and cobalt transport protein CorA; the protein is MSVVSASLYHQGKPQKIESLDCPPVLHGPDDFIWIGLLEPTEEELRLLQQHYGLHPLAVEDALKAHQMPKVDVYGDQLFTVARTAHLSGDEICYGETAIFTGRNHIITVRHGSARAHSALRAQLEAAPLLLMHGTDYVLHAILDFIVDGFFPVIETIEDEVEAMEARALDAFLNRDEITRIFTLRRTLMRFLRMLGPMSEVASKLEHQDLPCLDPEVRPYFRDVLDHVRRVENRTDALRDILGSVLEVSNLLESQRQGVITRQLASWAAILAVPTAIAGIYGMNFENMPELKTHNGYFVVLSAMVAICAGLWLRFKRTGWL